One window of the Rosa rugosa chromosome 3, drRosRugo1.1, whole genome shotgun sequence genome contains the following:
- the LOC133740372 gene encoding monothiol glutaredoxin-S6-like: MDTITSMVTGKPVVIFSRSTCCMSHSIRSLITGYGANPTVYELDQIPNGQVIERVLVEQLKCEPSVPAVFIGQQFVGGANQVMTLQLRNQLAPRLLAANAIWVWN, translated from the coding sequence ATGGATACGATAACAAGCATGGTGACTGGAAAGCCAGTGGTAATCTTCAGCAGGAGCACATGTTGCATGAGCCACTCCATCAGGTCACTGATAACAGGGTACGGGGCGAATCCAACAGTGTATGAGCTTGATCAAATCCCAAATGGGCAAGTAATAGAGAGGGTACTAGTTGAGCAGCTGAAATGCGAGCCAAGTGTGCCAGCTGTTTTCATAGGCCAACAGTTCGTTGGTGGAGCTAATCAGGTCATGACCCTCCAACTCAGAAACCAGCTTGCGCCCAGGCTCCTAGCGGCCAATGCCATTTGGGTTTGGAACTAG
- the LOC133740348 gene encoding monothiol glutaredoxin-S6-like yields MDMVARLVDEKPLVIFSKSSCCMSHSIKTLLYDFGANPTVYELDQMPNGQQIERALLQLGCRPSVPAVFIGQQFIGGTNTVMSLHMQNKLVPLLMRAKAIWIWNNK; encoded by the coding sequence ATGGACATGGTGGCAAGGTTGGTGGACGAGAAGCCGTTGGTGATCTTCAGCAAGAGTTCGTGCTGCATGAGTCACTCGATAAAGACATTATTGTACGACTTTGGGGCAAACCCTACGGTGTACGAGCTCGATCAAATGCCGAACGGGCAGCAGATCGAAAGGGCGCTGCTGCAGCTCGGGTGCAGGCCGAGTGTACCTGCTGTATTCATAGGGCAACAGTTTATCGGTGGTACGAATACGGTGATGAGTCTCCATATGCAGAATAAGCTTGTGCCGTTGCTCATGAGGGCAAAAGCTATATGGATTTGGAACAACAAGTAG